CAACTCCATCAGAGTTTTTAGCCGACGGTGTGACTCTTTCAGTGATAGTGTTGACAAATCTGtgcagttaattcattttaatgtattttagatAAATGTCATTACTTCATATGTAACAAGTGTTTCATTTTACTCACTAGTTTGTCACCACCTTCAGTTCTGTGTCAACAGCCGTCAGAtggactttatgttgttttttattttaaataatatttcttttgtttcttgagaagcatttgtctgtaaaactgagtaaaatatCACTAGTagggtcattaaaaaataattttaaatgtatttttgtcagatggtgATAACAAGTTCTAGGTCAGGTCaactaaaaatttaattttcaaaaaaatttgcAACTGGGAGCCTGCACCGTAGcatctttacatttctaaaacattatttgtcataCTTGAATGCATAAGCTTGaggaataattttttaaaagttttgggaaaatttaaacccattttgtcccacttctcaagaatcactgagtAACAAATCTCCTTCTCGTACTTTAGCTCCTGAGCCATGGTCAGAGTTTAAAATCTGCAATATGAGCATAACTCCATCCGTCTCCCTGGAAAAGCCCTCTGACCGCCACCTTCGGACCTGCTAACTCTTATCACAACGGTAAGGACTGTAACCCACACTGTCAGAGTCAGAATGAAATTGACAGTATTCTTTCTGTGCCTGACATCAATTACTTGATGAAATTGTCCagataaaatcctaaaatgtCTGAAGAAAATCTGGTAAAACATTCTGTTTGAAGTTTTAATTGCTTTCCAGTTGAGCAAACCATCTCTGTGACGCTTGAATACGGAGTGAAACTCATTCAGAAATGATGACTTACATACCTAGTGGACCTGAAGCTCACAGGAAAGGGGTCTGAATCCAGAATCCCTGCCTGAGAAATGAATCAAGTGAATTTGAGTGAATTGTGTTTCAGATCAATTATTGGCAAAACATTTGAATATGTTTACCTAATTAACTGGTTGTCTACAACAGCaaacacaattttttgttttctaactaTTGACCTCTGTATGCAGGTCCACTGGTGATGTCCAGTTACACAAGTTGCCTGTGGTCCCATGACTCCCAACCTCAGTTCTGGAGCAAGTACCAGGTGTGGGAGTGGCTGCAGCAGGTCATGGATATCCACCAGATTGATGCCTCCAACATTCCCTTCCGAAACTTTGACATGGACGGCCATCAGCTTTGCAGCCTGAACTACCATGACTTTATCCGTGCTGCTGGCAGTGTGGGACACATTCTTTACAACAGCATCACAGAGCTAAAATCGGGTGGTAGGTATGAGCGAGAGTGGGGTTCTGGGGGCCAGAAAAAAAGACGATTACTACAAGTATAAGAAAGGCTGTGTAATCAATGTTGTGTGTGGGACAAAGTGTAGATGGAATGAAGCAGAGAAGGGATCAAAAAGTCAGTCAGGGGTTGCACTGCATGGTGCTGGAGTACTTAAAGCGAGGGGAGGTGatagatttgttgttttctctttctggaGTGGCTCGTCTAACAAATCACAGGGGGCGTGAAGGTAAACAGGAGCAGAAAATGACTCATCTATTGATTTTAATTAGAGTTTGTGAAGAAACATGATGTTTGGAGCCTCAAGGAATCACCTTCTAACCTTTAACTTCTCTCGGGTGTAGGTTTTAGCTTACAAGACAACTGagatatttcattttcatgtctaacaaatgagaaaaacacatAATCTTTTATCTAGCAACTGAAGTTAAGAGTCCTTCAAGCGAAAACAGTGCCAGAAAACCTGGTATAACAGGTTTAACCTCCTGTCCGCAAGGCatggtaaaataaaacttcagtGCTTCCATTGTTCTTCCTGACTGGAACACGCAGCTAATTTACCTTACACATAAACATCCATGTGGTTACCATTCTTGGACACCGGCAAAAAAAGAACATGGAAGCCAGGAATAGGTGTCTAAAGTTCAAAGCACAAATGGGAATCCAGAGTTCACAACATAGTGCTGCTACAAAAACTACATCAGTGtccaaagtatttttgtcaGACATAAAaccaccaatcagagcagaaatGTTCATGCCAAGTTATTAAAATCTGTAGATACAACACAGTTCACCAAGTTTGCCTTGTAAAAGCATTGTCTGATAATGCCTCAAAGCAATGTACCAGATTTTATGACGTACCTGATGCAATCTCAGGCTATCTTGCACACTGCTTGGGGTACTTTTTGATAGTTTCAGTTCAGTCATTCAACAGAGACTTGTTTAAAGCTTGCAAAcagacccttttttttttaattagtcaaactaatcagaaaatcagacagaaaaattcAAACATGAATATTGAAAGATTTTGCACAGGCTAAAATTCTGAAAACCATAATGGATACAATTTGCTTCAGCTTACACCTTGCAACACAGATGCTTCACAGTTATGtcaaaatctgtgaaaagttgCTCATTGTGCTCATGCCAGCTGATCAGCTTGATTCTTGTGGTTCTTGTGTTGTTGTTAAACCAAACAGAATTAATGACACCCTGCCTCTCTTGGGAATTCATCCCACCCAACTGTCAACTTACGTTGtctagtggaaaaaaaactgcattaaacTATATTGTTTAATTCCTAACCATCGAAATATTCAGTCTTCAAAATATTGCATAGCAAATAATGTTTGtgctaaaatgattttttttgttccctcTTTATTGATGCACAGGCCAGTACCATGTGGATATCGGGCAGCTGGAGATCAAACATGAAAGTAAGTTGAAATACAGCATCAATGGTGTTTGGGAAGATTTGCTCAAGGCTATTTATTTGATTCCCAATAAATGTTCCTTCCACTCACATTTACCCATTTTACAGCTGACTTATGTCCATTTCCAGATGTCAGCTATCCACCCGGAGGTAAAGCAAATATATCTTTCCGAATTGGATtgcttaataaaaacacattttattcgAACAGCTGTCTGACTGATGATTTTATGatctttttggtttgtttttgttttttactcagAAGTCTATGACCCTTTGGTTCACTCACATGCTCCCAATGTCTCTCCCACCCCTTCAAGTCCtggtaagaaaagaaaaaaaacatttatgcaacACAGTGGCTGGAgctgattgactgattgatgaATAATGCCTGCTCACCaagtttaaatgtattattcCAGACATTAAACGGTCCTTTAGTCGAAGTCATCAGGTCAAAAAACACAGTAAGTAATAGAAACACAGCTTACAAGAAGTTGTCTTAGTTCCAGCTATGTCAGTTGTTTTACTgcctcttgtttttgttccaaaaGACCCGAGAGGAACCCACTTGTGGGAGTTCATCAGAGACATTCTTCTGAACCCAGAGAGAAACCCTGGGCTGATCAAGTGGGAAGATCGAACAGAGGGGGTTTTCCGTTTCCTGAAGTCTGAGGCTGTGGCTCAGCTATggggaaagaagaagaataacAGTAGCATGACCTATGAGAAACTAAGTCGTGCAATGAGGTACAGCCACACAAGTTTTACAAATGTAGCTACACAAATACAGAACCTCATGTTTGCATGCCATAAACACACTGTGGGAATGACTGCACTCCATACCATTTTTAGCaatcaataaattacaatttttgtttCGGTTTCTCCACCAGTTTTATCACTATTCAGTATTATTTTTGTCTCAACTTGTGTAATTTGTCATAGGCAAGAAATTCAACATTCTCTTGTTCCTTTTCCAAATCTAAAGGAAAGTGACTCTGATCAAATTCTTATCACTGCATTCTTGGGGGTtccaaccaaaaccataaaacttgaaaaaacagttttaatgtgtttctattGCTCATTGTCAGATTAACTCATATTCATTCCTACTATATGTTattaacacacagacagaaaaaagagaatttcACCAAGGAAATATTGGCTGGTTGAGTCAGAGCAGCTTTAACTTCACTATTGTACAAATCACATGCATCAGGAGGACATGAGGAGCGTAGAGTCAGTGTGAggacaaaggtgtttttttatgtattctaTTGCTGTTAAATGATTTGCAGTTTGCAACTTTCAAAACTGGTGCTCTCACTCCTAATATAAAGaataacaacaaaagaaaagtagtcaaaatattttatccaaATTCATTACATAAAATTTAAAGTCTGTATAACCTTAATGGAAAGTACAAAATGGGAGTCACTGTGTTAAACTTTATGGAGTTATAAGCAAGCACATTGAGATTAAATATGAATAGCttaacattaaaattttacactttgaactgtattaaatatttataaactaGTCTTAAAGTCTTAATTTTCAACAATAGAAAATACtgttctgaaaagaaaaaatatgctaATGAGGTACTGAGGAAGTGAAATATCAAGAATAAAGAACAAAcctattaaaaatatgaaaattgttTCTTGTTCATTggaaaaatcttacatttaaggGGAAACCGAGTCAGACAGAAAGCAACAAAGTGAACAACTATTGTGTTCAGGTGCTGAGGTGttgcaaaagcaaacaaaaaatggtGTCAAATAACATACCAGCTTCATCGTAACACCTTCAGGTCAAATCCTGGTTGTGCAACCTGGAGGCACGCAGTTCAAACCAGACTTTTAGATACAGTGCATAAGAAGACTTGCATTCTTTTTCTGTCCCTGTCTTGATAttaagtcatttgttttcctattttaggttagataaaataaataagttaccaaaatgtatttctatttgttaaacaCCTGAGTATTCAGAGAGATAATGTTTTGATTACTTTTTTAATATTAGAAATTCACAGAACCTTTCCACAGTATTTAAtagaattgttttaaacttatgAGTTGAGTCAGTTTTATGTATCCTGCCATAAACTCCTTACATTGGTTTGTTGGAATTTCTTACACACACCTTTATTATatagaaaaatttattttttggttaatttttgatatatatttttacaaaattaagg
Above is a window of Xiphophorus hellerii strain 12219 chromosome 2, Xiphophorus_hellerii-4.1, whole genome shotgun sequence DNA encoding:
- the ehf gene encoding LOW QUALITY PROTEIN: ETS homologous factor (The sequence of the model RefSeq protein was modified relative to this genomic sequence to represent the inferred CDS: deleted 1 base in 1 codon): MSITPSVSLESPLTATFGPANSYHNGPLVMSSYTSCLWSHDSQPQFWSKYQVWEWLQQVMDIHQIDASNIPFRNFDMDGHQLCSLNYHDFIRAAGSVGHILYNSITELKSGGQYHVDIGQLEIKHENVSYPPGEVYDPLVHSHAPNVSPTPSSPDIKRSFSRSHQVKKHNPRGTHLWEFIRDILLNPERNPGLIKWEDRTEGVFRFLKSEAVAQLWGKKKNNSSMTYEKLSRAMRYYYKREILERVDGRRLVYKFGRNARGWRETEK